A single Pan troglodytes isolate AG18354 chromosome 19, NHGRI_mPanTro3-v2.0_pri, whole genome shotgun sequence DNA region contains:
- the ITGB3 gene encoding integrin beta-3 isoform X1, giving the protein MRARPRPRPLWATVLALGALAGVGVGGPNICTTRGVSSCQQCLAVSPMCAWCSDEALPLGSPRCDLKENLLKDNCAPESIEFPVSEARVLEDRPLSDKGSGDSSQVTQVSPQRIALQLRPDDSKNFSIQVRQVEDYPVDIYYLMDLSYSMKDDLWSIQNLGTKLATQMRKLTSNLRIGFGAFVDKPVSPYMYISPPEALKNPCYDMKTTCLPMFGYKHVLTLTDQVTRFNEEVKKQSVSRNRDAPEGGFDAIMQATVCDEKIGWRNDASHLLVFTTDAKTHIALDGRLAGIVQPNDGQCHVGSDNHYSASTTMDYPSLGLMTEKLSQKNINLIFAVTENVVNLYQNYSELIPGTTVGVLSMDSSNVLQLIVDAYGKIRSKVELEVRDLPEELSLSFNATCLNNEVIPGLKSCMGLKIGDTVSFSIEAKVRGCPQEKEKSFTIKPVGFKDSLIVQVTFDCDCACQAQAEPNSHRCNNGNGTFECGVCRCGPGWLGSQCECSEEDYRPSQQDECSPREGQPVCSQRGECLCGQCVCHSSDFGKITGKYCECDDFSCVRYKGEMCSGHGQCSCGDCLCDSDWTGYYCNCTTRTDTCMSSNGLLCSGRGKCECGSCVCIQPGSYGDTCEKCPTCPDACTFKKECVECKKFDRGALHDENTCNRYCRDEIESVKELKDTGKDAVNCTYKNEDDCVVRFQYYEDSSGKSILYVVEEPECPKGPDILVVLLSVMGAILLIGLAALLIWKLLITIHDRKEFAKFEEERARAKWDTTGSHFVARMQWHHHGHCSLDLPSSRDSPALAFQSVGTTDTCHHTRLIKYIFFCRDEVSLYCPGWSQTPGLKQSFHLYLPKYWNYKCELRCLA; this is encoded by the exons GCCCTGCCTCTGGGCTCACCTCGCTGTGACCTGAAGGAGAATCTGCTGAAGGATAACTGTGCCCCAGAATCCATCGAGTTCCCAGTGAGTGAGGCCCGAGTACTAGAGGACAGGCCCCTCAGCGACAAGGGCTCTGGAGACAGCTCCCAGGTCACTCAAGTCAGTCCCCAGAGGATTGCACTCCAGCTCCGGCCAG ATGATTCGAAGAATTTCTCCATCCAAGTGCGGCAGGTGGAGGATTACCCTGTGGACATCTACTACTTGATGGACCTGTCTTACTCCATGAAGGATGATCTGTGGAGCATCCAGAACCTGGGTACCAAGCTGGCCACCCAGATGCGAAAGCTCACCAGTAACCTGCGGATTGGCTTCGGGGCATTTGTGGACAAGCCTGTGTCACCATACATGTATATCTCCCCACCAGAGGCCCTCAAAAACCCCTGCTATGA TATGAAGACCACCTGCTTGCCCATGTTTGGCTATAAACACGTGCTGACGCTAACTGACCAGGTGACCCGCTTCAATGAGGAAGTGAAGAAGCAGAGTGTGTCACGGAACCGAGATGCCCCAGAGGGTGGCTTTGATGCCATCATGCAGGCTACAGTCTGTGAT gAAAAGATTGGCTGGAGGAATGATGCATCCCACTTGCTGGTGTTTACCACTGATGCCAAGACTCATATAGCATTGGACGGAAGGCTGGCAGGCATTGTCCAGCCCAATGACGGGCAGTGTCATGTTGGTAGTGACAATCATTACTCTGCCTCCACTACCATG GATTATCCCTCTTTGGGGCTGATGACTGAGAAGCTATCCCAGAAAAACATCAATTTGATCTTTGCAGTGACTGAAAATGTAGTCAATCTCTATCAG aACTATAGTGAGCTCATCCCAGGGACCACAGTTGGGGTTCTGTCCATGGATTCCAGCAATGTCCTCCAGCTCATTGTTGATGCTTATGGG AAAATCCGCTCTAAAGTCGAGCTGGAAGTGCGTGACCTCCCTGAAGAGTTGTCTCTATCCTTCAATGCCACCTGCCTCAACAATGAGGTCATCCCTGGCCTCAAGTCTTGTATGGGACTCAAGATTGGAGACACGGTGAG CTTCAGCATTGAGGCCAAGGTGCGAGGCTGTCCCCAGGAGAAGGAGAAGTCCTTTACCATAAAGCCCGTGGGCTTCAAGGACAGCCTGATCGTCCAGGTCACCTTTGATTGTGACTGTGCCTGCCAGGCCCAAGCTGAACCTAATAGCCATCGCTGCAACAATGGCAATGGGACCTTTGAGTGTGGGGTATGCCGTTGTGGGCCTGGCTGGCTGGGATCCCAGTGTGAGTGCTCAGAGGAGGACTATCGCCCTTCCCAGCAGGACGAGTGCAGCCCCCGGGAGGGTCAGCCCGTCTGCAGCCAGCGGGGCGAGTGCCTCTGTGGTCAATGTGTCTGCCACAGCAGTGACTTTGGCAAGATCACGGGCAAGTACTGCGAGTGTGACGACTTCTCCTGTGTCCGCTACAAGGGGGAGATGTGCTCAG GCCATGGCCAGTGCAGCTGTGGGGACTGCCTGTGTGACTCCGACTGGACCGGCTACTACTGCAACTGTACCACGCGTACTGACACCTGCATGTCCAGCAATGGGCTGCTGTGCAGCGGCCGCGGCAAGTGTGAATGTGGCAGCTGTGTCTGTATCCAGCCGGGCTCCTATGGGGACACCTGTGAGAAGTGCCCCACCTGCCCAGATGCCTGCACCTTTAAGAA AGAATGTGTGGAGTGTAAGAAGTTTGACCGGGGAGCCCTACATGACGAAAATACCTGCAACCGTTACTGCCGTGACGAGATTGAGTCAGTGAAAGAGCTTA AGGACACTGGCAAGGATGCAGTGAATTGTACCTATAAGAATGAGGATGACTGTGTCGTCAGATTCCAGTACTATGAAGATTCTAGTGGAAAGTCCATCCTGTATGTGGTAGAAGAGCCAG AGTGTCCCAAGGGCCCTGACATCCTGGTGGTCCTGCTCTCAGTGATGGGGGCCATTCTGCTCATTGGCCTTGCCGCCCTGCTCATCTGGAAGCTCCTCATCACCATCCACGACCGAAAAGAGTTCGCTAAATTTGAGGAAGAACGCGCCAGAGCAAAATGGGACACA acaggatctcattttgttgccagaatgcagtggcatcatcatggccactgcagccttgacctcccaagctcaagggattctcctgccttggccttccaaagcgttgggactacagacacatgccaccatactcggctaattaaatacatatttttttgtagagatgaggtctcactatattgccccggctggtctcaaactcctgggctcaagcaatccttccacctttacctcccaaagtactggaattacaagtgtgagctacggTGCCTGGCCTGA
- the ITGB3 gene encoding integrin beta-3 isoform X2 has protein sequence MRARPRPRPLWATVLALGALAGVGVGGPNICTTRGVSSCQQCLAVSPMCAWCSDEALPLGSPRCDLKENLLKDNCAPESIEFPVSEARVLEDRPLSDKGSGDSSQVTQVSPQRIALQLRPDDSKNFSIQVRQVEDYPVDIYYLMDLSYSMKDDLWSIQNLGTKLATQMRKLTSNLRIGFGAFVDKPVSPYMYISPPEALKNPCYDMKTTCLPMFGYKHVLTLTDQVTRFNEEVKKQSVSRNRDAPEGGFDAIMQATVCDEKIGWRNDASHLLVFTTDAKTHIALDGRLAGIVQPNDGQCHVGSDNHYSASTTMDYPSLGLMTEKLSQKNINLIFAVTENVVNLYQNYSELIPGTTVGVLSMDSSNVLQLIVDAYGKIRSKVELEVRDLPEELSLSFNATCLNNEVIPGLKSCMGLKIGDTVSFSIEAKVRGCPQEKEKSFTIKPVGFKDSLIVQVTFDCDCACQAQAEPNSHRCNNGNGTFECGVCRCGPGWLGSQCECSEEDYRPSQQDECSPREGQPVCSQRGECLCGQCVCHSSDFGKITGKYCECDDFSCVRYKGEMCSGHGQCSCGDCLCDSDWTGYYCNCTTRTDTCMSSNGLLCSGRGKCECGSCVCIQPGSYGDTCEKCPTCPDACTFKKECVECKKFDRGALHDENTCNRYCRDEIESVKELKDTGKDAVNCTYKNEDDCVVRFQYYEDSSGKSILYVVEEPECPKGPDILVVLLSVMGAILLIGLAALLIWKLLITIHDRKEFAKFEEERARAKWDTTGSHFVARMQWHHHGHCSLDLPSSRDSPALAFQSVGTTDTCHHTRLIKYIFFCRDEVSLYCPGWSQTPGLKQSFHLYLPKYWNYKCELRCLA, from the exons GCCCTGCCTCTGGGCTCACCTCGCTGTGACCTGAAGGAGAATCTGCTGAAGGATAACTGTGCCCCAGAATCCATCGAGTTCCCAGTGAGTGAGGCCCGAGTACTAGAGGACAGGCCCCTCAGCGACAAGGGCTCTGGAGACAGCTCCCAGGTCACTCAAGTCAGTCCCCAGAGGATTGCACTCCAGCTCCGGCCAG ATGATTCGAAGAATTTCTCCATCCAAGTGCGGCAGGTGGAGGATTACCCTGTGGACATCTACTACTTGATGGACCTGTCTTACTCCATGAAGGATGATCTGTGGAGCATCCAGAACCTGGGTACCAAGCTGGCCACCCAGATGCGAAAGCTCACCAGTAACCTGCGGATTGGCTTCGGGGCATTTGTGGACAAGCCTGTGTCACCATACATGTATATCTCCCCACCAGAGGCCCTCAAAAACCCCTGCTATGA TATGAAGACCACCTGCTTGCCCATGTTTGGCTATAAACACGTGCTGACGCTAACTGACCAGGTGACCCGCTTCAATGAGGAAGTGAAGAAGCAGAGTGTGTCACGGAACCGAGATGCCCCAGAGGGTGGCTTTGATGCCATCATGCAGGCTACAGTCTGTGAT gAAAAGATTGGCTGGAGGAATGATGCATCCCACTTGCTGGTGTTTACCACTGATGCCAAGACTCATATAGCATTGGACGGAAGGCTGGCAGGCATTGTCCAGCCCAATGACGGGCAGTGTCATGTTGGTAGTGACAATCATTACTCTGCCTCCACTACCATG GATTATCCCTCTTTGGGGCTGATGACTGAGAAGCTATCCCAGAAAAACATCAATTTGATCTTTGCAGTGACTGAAAATGTAGTCAATCTCTATCAG aACTATAGTGAGCTCATCCCAGGGACCACAGTTGGGGTTCTGTCCATGGATTCCAGCAATGTCCTCCAGCTCATTGTTGATGCTTATGGG AAAATCCGCTCTAAAGTCGAGCTGGAAGTGCGTGACCTCCCTGAAGAGTTGTCTCTATCCTTCAATGCCACCTGCCTCAACAATGAGGTCATCCCTGGCCTCAAGTCTTGTATGGGACTCAAGATTGGAGACACG GTGAGCTTCAGCATTGAGGCCAAGGTGCGAGGCTGTCCCCAGGAGAAGGAGAAGTCCTTTACCATAAAGCCCGTGGGCTTCAAGGACAGCCTGATCGTCCAGGTCACCTTTGATTGTGACTGTGCCTGCCAGGCCCAAGCTGAACCTAATAGCCATCGCTGCAACAATGGCAATGGGACCTTTGAGTGTGGGGTATGCCGTTGTGGGCCTGGCTGGCTGGGATCCCAGTGTGAGTGCTCAGAGGAGGACTATCGCCCTTCCCAGCAGGACGAGTGCAGCCCCCGGGAGGGTCAGCCCGTCTGCAGCCAGCGGGGCGAGTGCCTCTGTGGTCAATGTGTCTGCCACAGCAGTGACTTTGGCAAGATCACGGGCAAGTACTGCGAGTGTGACGACTTCTCCTGTGTCCGCTACAAGGGGGAGATGTGCTCAG GCCATGGCCAGTGCAGCTGTGGGGACTGCCTGTGTGACTCCGACTGGACCGGCTACTACTGCAACTGTACCACGCGTACTGACACCTGCATGTCCAGCAATGGGCTGCTGTGCAGCGGCCGCGGCAAGTGTGAATGTGGCAGCTGTGTCTGTATCCAGCCGGGCTCCTATGGGGACACCTGTGAGAAGTGCCCCACCTGCCCAGATGCCTGCACCTTTAAGAA AGAATGTGTGGAGTGTAAGAAGTTTGACCGGGGAGCCCTACATGACGAAAATACCTGCAACCGTTACTGCCGTGACGAGATTGAGTCAGTGAAAGAGCTTA AGGACACTGGCAAGGATGCAGTGAATTGTACCTATAAGAATGAGGATGACTGTGTCGTCAGATTCCAGTACTATGAAGATTCTAGTGGAAAGTCCATCCTGTATGTGGTAGAAGAGCCAG AGTGTCCCAAGGGCCCTGACATCCTGGTGGTCCTGCTCTCAGTGATGGGGGCCATTCTGCTCATTGGCCTTGCCGCCCTGCTCATCTGGAAGCTCCTCATCACCATCCACGACCGAAAAGAGTTCGCTAAATTTGAGGAAGAACGCGCCAGAGCAAAATGGGACACA acaggatctcattttgttgccagaatgcagtggcatcatcatggccactgcagccttgacctcccaagctcaagggattctcctgccttggccttccaaagcgttgggactacagacacatgccaccatactcggctaattaaatacatatttttttgtagagatgaggtctcactatattgccccggctggtctcaaactcctgggctcaagcaatccttccacctttacctcccaaagtactggaattacaagtgtgagctacggTGCCTGGCCTGA
- the ITGB3 gene encoding integrin beta-3 isoform X3 has translation MCAWCSDEALPLGSPRCDLKENLLKDNCAPESIEFPVSEARVLEDRPLSDKGSGDSSQVTQVSPQRIALQLRPDDSKNFSIQVRQVEDYPVDIYYLMDLSYSMKDDLWSIQNLGTKLATQMRKLTSNLRIGFGAFVDKPVSPYMYISPPEALKNPCYDMKTTCLPMFGYKHVLTLTDQVTRFNEEVKKQSVSRNRDAPEGGFDAIMQATVCDEKIGWRNDASHLLVFTTDAKTHIALDGRLAGIVQPNDGQCHVGSDNHYSASTTMDYPSLGLMTEKLSQKNINLIFAVTENVVNLYQNYSELIPGTTVGVLSMDSSNVLQLIVDAYGKIRSKVELEVRDLPEELSLSFNATCLNNEVIPGLKSCMGLKIGDTVSFSIEAKVRGCPQEKEKSFTIKPVGFKDSLIVQVTFDCDCACQAQAEPNSHRCNNGNGTFECGVCRCGPGWLGSQCECSEEDYRPSQQDECSPREGQPVCSQRGECLCGQCVCHSSDFGKITGKYCECDDFSCVRYKGEMCSGHGQCSCGDCLCDSDWTGYYCNCTTRTDTCMSSNGLLCSGRGKCECGSCVCIQPGSYGDTCEKCPTCPDACTFKKECVECKKFDRGALHDENTCNRYCRDEIESVKELKDTGKDAVNCTYKNEDDCVVRFQYYEDSSGKSILYVVEEPECPKGPDILVVLLSVMGAILLIGLAALLIWKLLITIHDRKEFAKFEEERARAKWDTTGSHFVARMQWHHHGHCSLDLPSSRDSPALAFQSVGTTDTCHHTRLIKYIFFCRDEVSLYCPGWSQTPGLKQSFHLYLPKYWNYKCELRCLA, from the exons GCCCTGCCTCTGGGCTCACCTCGCTGTGACCTGAAGGAGAATCTGCTGAAGGATAACTGTGCCCCAGAATCCATCGAGTTCCCAGTGAGTGAGGCCCGAGTACTAGAGGACAGGCCCCTCAGCGACAAGGGCTCTGGAGACAGCTCCCAGGTCACTCAAGTCAGTCCCCAGAGGATTGCACTCCAGCTCCGGCCAG ATGATTCGAAGAATTTCTCCATCCAAGTGCGGCAGGTGGAGGATTACCCTGTGGACATCTACTACTTGATGGACCTGTCTTACTCCATGAAGGATGATCTGTGGAGCATCCAGAACCTGGGTACCAAGCTGGCCACCCAGATGCGAAAGCTCACCAGTAACCTGCGGATTGGCTTCGGGGCATTTGTGGACAAGCCTGTGTCACCATACATGTATATCTCCCCACCAGAGGCCCTCAAAAACCCCTGCTATGA TATGAAGACCACCTGCTTGCCCATGTTTGGCTATAAACACGTGCTGACGCTAACTGACCAGGTGACCCGCTTCAATGAGGAAGTGAAGAAGCAGAGTGTGTCACGGAACCGAGATGCCCCAGAGGGTGGCTTTGATGCCATCATGCAGGCTACAGTCTGTGAT gAAAAGATTGGCTGGAGGAATGATGCATCCCACTTGCTGGTGTTTACCACTGATGCCAAGACTCATATAGCATTGGACGGAAGGCTGGCAGGCATTGTCCAGCCCAATGACGGGCAGTGTCATGTTGGTAGTGACAATCATTACTCTGCCTCCACTACCATG GATTATCCCTCTTTGGGGCTGATGACTGAGAAGCTATCCCAGAAAAACATCAATTTGATCTTTGCAGTGACTGAAAATGTAGTCAATCTCTATCAG aACTATAGTGAGCTCATCCCAGGGACCACAGTTGGGGTTCTGTCCATGGATTCCAGCAATGTCCTCCAGCTCATTGTTGATGCTTATGGG AAAATCCGCTCTAAAGTCGAGCTGGAAGTGCGTGACCTCCCTGAAGAGTTGTCTCTATCCTTCAATGCCACCTGCCTCAACAATGAGGTCATCCCTGGCCTCAAGTCTTGTATGGGACTCAAGATTGGAGACACGGTGAG CTTCAGCATTGAGGCCAAGGTGCGAGGCTGTCCCCAGGAGAAGGAGAAGTCCTTTACCATAAAGCCCGTGGGCTTCAAGGACAGCCTGATCGTCCAGGTCACCTTTGATTGTGACTGTGCCTGCCAGGCCCAAGCTGAACCTAATAGCCATCGCTGCAACAATGGCAATGGGACCTTTGAGTGTGGGGTATGCCGTTGTGGGCCTGGCTGGCTGGGATCCCAGTGTGAGTGCTCAGAGGAGGACTATCGCCCTTCCCAGCAGGACGAGTGCAGCCCCCGGGAGGGTCAGCCCGTCTGCAGCCAGCGGGGCGAGTGCCTCTGTGGTCAATGTGTCTGCCACAGCAGTGACTTTGGCAAGATCACGGGCAAGTACTGCGAGTGTGACGACTTCTCCTGTGTCCGCTACAAGGGGGAGATGTGCTCAG GCCATGGCCAGTGCAGCTGTGGGGACTGCCTGTGTGACTCCGACTGGACCGGCTACTACTGCAACTGTACCACGCGTACTGACACCTGCATGTCCAGCAATGGGCTGCTGTGCAGCGGCCGCGGCAAGTGTGAATGTGGCAGCTGTGTCTGTATCCAGCCGGGCTCCTATGGGGACACCTGTGAGAAGTGCCCCACCTGCCCAGATGCCTGCACCTTTAAGAA AGAATGTGTGGAGTGTAAGAAGTTTGACCGGGGAGCCCTACATGACGAAAATACCTGCAACCGTTACTGCCGTGACGAGATTGAGTCAGTGAAAGAGCTTA AGGACACTGGCAAGGATGCAGTGAATTGTACCTATAAGAATGAGGATGACTGTGTCGTCAGATTCCAGTACTATGAAGATTCTAGTGGAAAGTCCATCCTGTATGTGGTAGAAGAGCCAG AGTGTCCCAAGGGCCCTGACATCCTGGTGGTCCTGCTCTCAGTGATGGGGGCCATTCTGCTCATTGGCCTTGCCGCCCTGCTCATCTGGAAGCTCCTCATCACCATCCACGACCGAAAAGAGTTCGCTAAATTTGAGGAAGAACGCGCCAGAGCAAAATGGGACACA acaggatctcattttgttgccagaatgcagtggcatcatcatggccactgcagccttgacctcccaagctcaagggattctcctgccttggccttccaaagcgttgggactacagacacatgccaccatactcggctaattaaatacatatttttttgtagagatgaggtctcactatattgccccggctggtctcaaactcctgggctcaagcaatccttccacctttacctcccaaagtactggaattacaagtgtgagctacggTGCCTGGCCTGA
- the ITGB3 gene encoding integrin beta-3 isoform X6 — MCAWCSDEALPLGSPRCDLKENLLKDNCAPESIEFPVSEARVLEDRPLSDKGSGDSSQVTQVSPQRIALQLRPDDSKNFSIQVRQVEDYPVDIYYLMDLSYSMKDDLWSIQNLGTKLATQMRKLTSNLRIGFGAFVDKPVSPYMYISPPEALKNPCYDMKTTCLPMFGYKHVLTLTDQVTRFNEEVKKQSVSRNRDAPEGGFDAIMQATVCDEKIGWRNDASHLLVFTTDAKTHIALDGRLAGIVQPNDGQCHVGSDNHYSASTTMDYPSLGLMTEKLSQKNINLIFAVTENVVNLYQNYSELIPGTTVGVLSMDSSNVLQLIVDAYGKIRSKVELEVRDLPEELSLSFNATCLNNEVIPGLKSCMGLKIGDTVSFSIEAKVRGCPQEKEKSFTIKPVGFKDSLIVQVTFDCDCACQAQAEPNSHRCNNGNGTFECGVCRCGPGWLGSQCECSEEDYRPSQQDECSPREGQPVCSQRGECLCGQCVCHSSDFGKITGKYCECDDFSCVRYKGEMCSGHGQCSCGDCLCDSDWTGYYCNCTTRTDTCMSSNGLLCSGRGKCECGSCVCIQPGSYGDTCEKCPTCPDACTFKKECVECKKFDRGALHDENTCNRYCRDEIESVKELKDTGKDAVNCTYKNEDDCVVRFQYYEDSSGKSILYVVEEPECPKGPDILVVLLSVMGAILLIGLAALLIWKLLITIHDRKEFAKFEEERARAKWDTANNPLYKEATSTFTNITYRGT, encoded by the exons GCCCTGCCTCTGGGCTCACCTCGCTGTGACCTGAAGGAGAATCTGCTGAAGGATAACTGTGCCCCAGAATCCATCGAGTTCCCAGTGAGTGAGGCCCGAGTACTAGAGGACAGGCCCCTCAGCGACAAGGGCTCTGGAGACAGCTCCCAGGTCACTCAAGTCAGTCCCCAGAGGATTGCACTCCAGCTCCGGCCAG ATGATTCGAAGAATTTCTCCATCCAAGTGCGGCAGGTGGAGGATTACCCTGTGGACATCTACTACTTGATGGACCTGTCTTACTCCATGAAGGATGATCTGTGGAGCATCCAGAACCTGGGTACCAAGCTGGCCACCCAGATGCGAAAGCTCACCAGTAACCTGCGGATTGGCTTCGGGGCATTTGTGGACAAGCCTGTGTCACCATACATGTATATCTCCCCACCAGAGGCCCTCAAAAACCCCTGCTATGA TATGAAGACCACCTGCTTGCCCATGTTTGGCTATAAACACGTGCTGACGCTAACTGACCAGGTGACCCGCTTCAATGAGGAAGTGAAGAAGCAGAGTGTGTCACGGAACCGAGATGCCCCAGAGGGTGGCTTTGATGCCATCATGCAGGCTACAGTCTGTGAT gAAAAGATTGGCTGGAGGAATGATGCATCCCACTTGCTGGTGTTTACCACTGATGCCAAGACTCATATAGCATTGGACGGAAGGCTGGCAGGCATTGTCCAGCCCAATGACGGGCAGTGTCATGTTGGTAGTGACAATCATTACTCTGCCTCCACTACCATG GATTATCCCTCTTTGGGGCTGATGACTGAGAAGCTATCCCAGAAAAACATCAATTTGATCTTTGCAGTGACTGAAAATGTAGTCAATCTCTATCAG aACTATAGTGAGCTCATCCCAGGGACCACAGTTGGGGTTCTGTCCATGGATTCCAGCAATGTCCTCCAGCTCATTGTTGATGCTTATGGG AAAATCCGCTCTAAAGTCGAGCTGGAAGTGCGTGACCTCCCTGAAGAGTTGTCTCTATCCTTCAATGCCACCTGCCTCAACAATGAGGTCATCCCTGGCCTCAAGTCTTGTATGGGACTCAAGATTGGAGACACG GTGAGCTTCAGCATTGAGGCCAAGGTGCGAGGCTGTCCCCAGGAGAAGGAGAAGTCCTTTACCATAAAGCCCGTGGGCTTCAAGGACAGCCTGATCGTCCAGGTCACCTTTGATTGTGACTGTGCCTGCCAGGCCCAAGCTGAACCTAATAGCCATCGCTGCAACAATGGCAATGGGACCTTTGAGTGTGGGGTATGCCGTTGTGGGCCTGGCTGGCTGGGATCCCAGTGTGAGTGCTCAGAGGAGGACTATCGCCCTTCCCAGCAGGACGAGTGCAGCCCCCGGGAGGGTCAGCCCGTCTGCAGCCAGCGGGGCGAGTGCCTCTGTGGTCAATGTGTCTGCCACAGCAGTGACTTTGGCAAGATCACGGGCAAGTACTGCGAGTGTGACGACTTCTCCTGTGTCCGCTACAAGGGGGAGATGTGCTCAG GCCATGGCCAGTGCAGCTGTGGGGACTGCCTGTGTGACTCCGACTGGACCGGCTACTACTGCAACTGTACCACGCGTACTGACACCTGCATGTCCAGCAATGGGCTGCTGTGCAGCGGCCGCGGCAAGTGTGAATGTGGCAGCTGTGTCTGTATCCAGCCGGGCTCCTATGGGGACACCTGTGAGAAGTGCCCCACCTGCCCAGATGCCTGCACCTTTAAGAA AGAATGTGTGGAGTGTAAGAAGTTTGACCGGGGAGCCCTACATGACGAAAATACCTGCAACCGTTACTGCCGTGACGAGATTGAGTCAGTGAAAGAGCTTA AGGACACTGGCAAGGATGCAGTGAATTGTACCTATAAGAATGAGGATGACTGTGTCGTCAGATTCCAGTACTATGAAGATTCTAGTGGAAAGTCCATCCTGTATGTGGTAGAAGAGCCAG AGTGTCCCAAGGGCCCTGACATCCTGGTGGTCCTGCTCTCAGTGATGGGGGCCATTCTGCTCATTGGCCTTGCCGCCCTGCTCATCTGGAAGCTCCTCATCACCATCCACGACCGAAAAGAGTTCGCTAAATTTGAGGAAGAACGCGCCAGAGCAAAATGGGACACA GCCAACAACCCACTGTATAAAGAGGCCACGTCTACCTTCACCAATATCACGTACCGGGGCACTTAA